GCAGCGAGCAGATTCGCCTCTACCGCGTCTGTCACATACGTAAAGTCTCGTGATTGCTGGCCATCTCCATAGATGATGACCTGCTCTCCTTTCATCATTTGACGAAAGAATCGATGAAAAGCCATATCGGGACGCTGTCTGGGACCGTATACCGTAAAGTAGCGCAGCATGGAAACAGGGAGTCCATAAGCTTTTACATACACCGAGCAGATTTGCTCCATCGCTTCCTTGGTCACACCATAAGGGGAAACTGGGTGAAGAGGCGCATTTTCATTGGTTACTGTCCCTTGCATCGTTCCGTAAACCGAGGAAGAGGACGAGACCACGATGACAGGTGGCTTCGGTCTTTGCAAGCAAGCCTCCAGCAATTCTTGTGTAGCCAAAATATTATGGCTAACATAGTCAGCAAAGGACTTTCCCCAGCTGTTTCTCACGCCCGGCAAGGCAGCGAGATGGAAAACAACATCGACGTTCTCGAGCCAAATGTCCCAACGCCCCGTCTGAAGCGTTGTTGAGTGGAAGGTGAAGGCAGGGTGCTTTCCTATTTCGGCCAGATTACGCAGTTTCGCAGCAACATCGTAGTTATCGATAAACCCGTCTATCCCGATGACTGTCACGCCATCGTTTAACAAGCGCTGCGTCAAATGAGACCCAATAAAACCTGCACAGCCGGTGACAAGAGCTTTCTTCATCGCCTCCGACGCCTCACTTTCTTGAGCCTTCTAATGACTAAATAACCGTTCTTGTAACCATAGATGGCCTTGTACTTCTTGCCCCACCTATTCAGATAATATTTGAATGTTTTTTTTCTTAAATAATTTCGGCGGAACTTCATCTTGCAATCCGTGAGCTGGCCTTTATGCTTCGTCCGGTTGTAAAGGATTTGGTTGATGTATCTCACCCGATACTTCTCAATTAATCGCAAAATGATTCGCCGATCCTCCATAATCCTTCCCTCGTATCGATCCGAGGTATCCCAACCACCCACTTGATGCAGGGCTTCTACGCGATAGCAACGTGGAGAAACCATCCAGCGATTGTACTTTAGAAACTGGTATTTGTTATGAAATGTCTTGTGCTTCACCTTTATCGACTTGATATACTTTCCGCGCCTAACTTTCCAAATGTTCATGTTGCCATAGAACAGAGCTGTGCTTTTCTTGCTTTTGTGAATGTACTTTTTGAGTACGGCCAGCGTTCGTTTCGGTAACCAGTCATCGGAGTCGAGTTGTACAAGATAAGGGGTATCCACCATGGACAATGCCTGATTCATGACTTTTCCGATTCCAGAATTTTGTTCCATTCGATGATACATAATGTTTGGGTGGTACAAATATTTTTCAATTTTACTTTTGGAGTGATCGGTGGACGCATCGTCAATGATCAACAGCTTCCAATCTTTTGAGGTTTGATTCAAGACACTATTGATGGCTCTGCGAATAAACTTGGCGCGATTGTATGTCGGAATAACTACAGTAAAGGTCGGATTCATACGTCCTCCCTCTTGACAGCCGGAATGCAAATGGACGATTTGTCGCTAACAATGAAGACTCCCGTACTGTTAGAAGATTGACCTGTCATCATCGAAGAGCGGCCGAAAACGCTGTTTGTAATCTTCCAAGCAATGTCTTGCAGTGAGCTGTTTTCCAACAAAATACTATTTTCGAGATACGAGCAATTTCTCAAGCTTACGCCATTTTGGATCGAGACGTACGGTCCGATTTGGCAATTTTCAATCACACAATCATCACCGATTCGTACGGGACCCGTAATCTTCGAATTTTTCACAACCGTTCCCTTGCCAATTTGATGTTGATTGCCTAGCTCCCTCGTAAGCATCCACTGGTTGGCCTCCAGCCAGCGATCGATGGTTCCCACATCCGAATATTTCCCGGTGGTGACGGAGTGAGCCAATTTGAATCCGTGATTAATCATCGATTGAATCGCATCCGTTATTTCTAGTTCGCCTCGGGGAGATGGCTCCAGGGTAGCAATCGCCTCAAAAATAGGTGACGTAAACAGGTATGCGCCAATCACTGCCAGGTTGCTCTTTGGCTGACGTGGCTTCTCCTCTACAGAGATTAGTCGTCCTTTTTGTACTTCTGCGATCCCATAATCCTGTGGTCTCTCCACTTTACTTAGCATCACGACACCGTCAGATTTTCCCTTCGTAAACGCTTTTGTAAGCCCGTGAAGCGAATCCATCAATAAATTATCACCTAGTAGCAAGATAAACGGTTCGTCTTGCAAAAACGGACGCGCTAGCTGGACAGCATGGGCAATTCCCAGTCGAACCTCCTGCCTGATAAATGTAATGGTAGCCCCGAATTGACTACCATCGCCCACCATGGGAGGAATCTGTGATTGAGAAGGATGTATCACGATGCCAATGTCCTGAATGCCCACTTCACGCAGTTTGCGAATGCAATAGTGTAAGACCGGATGATTGGCCACAGGGAGGAGGGTTTTCGGTTGCGAATAGGAAAAGGGGTGCAGTCGCGACCCACGTCCAGCACACAAGATTAACCCTTTCACAAGTATCACTCCCCAGTTGTGCTCTGCGATACTTATAAGGTATGCGTATCTGGATAGCTGGACAGGGCAGACGTCCACATTGGCGCAAGAAAAGGCAACCACCTACATCAATTTCACTCGAATTAACCTGTTTTTAAAAGCTGTTGTTTCTCTTCCCTTCGTGTTGGAACTGCTGTTTCAAATACGTTCAGATAGCCTTGCGCAGTTGCATACCAAGAAAAAAACTTTGCTCGTTGCAGAGCCTGTTTGCCCATTTCATTCCGAACGGCTGGTGAACTCCACAACAGTTCCCAGACAGCAGGCAATCCTTTTTCCCAATCTTTTGGCGGGATGATAAAGCCACTTTTCTCGTGGGCAACGACTTCACGAATGCCGCCACGGGGAGTGGAAATGACAGGCTTTCCGGAAGCCATTGCTTCTAAATTGACACGGCAAAACGCTTCTTTCCAAACGGACGGTGTCGCTACGACATCCCCGATTTGGTAGTAAAGCGGCATTTTTGCGGATGGTACGAAATTGACGAAACGCACCTTTTCCCCCAAGGGCTTCGCAAGACGCTTGAGCTCGCGAACATACGGATTCAGGCGATTGCTGCCGTATCCGGTACCGCCCACAATGACGAGTCTGGCTTTTGGATCTTGTTTGCTCACCTGGCGAAAGGCTTTGATCAGCACATGCACCCCTTTTCCGCGCATGAGTCTACCGGCATAAAACAAGACGCGATCATCTTGCTTCAACCCGAGGTCTTGACGCATTTTTTTAATCGCTATCTTTGCAACCTGATAAGGCGTGACATCGACTCCGAGGTGAACCGCATGAATTTTATTTGCCGGAATCTTGCACGTCCGAATAAAATGTTGGCGCAAAAATTCACTATTGGTAATAAAGCCTGCTGCCAGTCGAACGGCACGACGCATATTTTCCTTGCTGATGATCGGCTGTGACCCGTACACGTGAGAGTGCATATTCACAAAGACTGGGAGCTTGGGAAAATGGCGTTTTAATGTGAGAACATAGATCGGTCTGTTTTCCACAAGAATGACATCTGGCTTGTTCTTCTTGATATGGTTAATAATCCGGCGCAAATATGGCTTTGGCCCTTGATACGGTACACGAATGAACTGCCGGTTTTCTTCCACGGATGAGGTTGGATAGGTCGCACATTGACGAGTGTAGATCGTTACGTTATGCATGGGCTCGATCATCTTTGTGACCTCGTCAATATCGTGTTCGACCGAGCTTCCTTTGACCGGTGGCACTGAAAAGGGGCCCGGACTAATAATTGCGATGTTCATTTCGCTCGATCTCCCACTCCTTTTTCAGTGAAAGAACTACTTGATACAAGTACTGCAATTGTTTTGTATGGTTTTCTTCAAGCTTCTCCCATCTTTCTTCCCACGAAGCTAGTGCCTCTTTCAGT
The window above is part of the Brevibacillus antibioticus genome. Proteins encoded here:
- a CDS encoding glycosyltransferase family 2 protein, giving the protein MNPTFTVVIPTYNRAKFIRRAINSVLNQTSKDWKLLIIDDASTDHSKSKIEKYLYHPNIMYHRMEQNSGIGKVMNQALSMVDTPYLVQLDSDDWLPKRTLAVLKKYIHKSKKSTALFYGNMNIWKVRRGKYIKSIKVKHKTFHNKYQFLKYNRWMVSPRCYRVEALHQVGGWDTSDRYEGRIMEDRRIILRLIEKYRVRYINQILYNRTKHKGQLTDCKMKFRRNYLRKKTFKYYLNRWGKKYKAIYGYKNGYLVIRRLKKVRRRRR
- a CDS encoding glucose-1-phosphate thymidylyltransferase, whose protein sequence is MKGLILCAGRGSRLHPFSYSQPKTLLPVANHPVLHYCIRKLREVGIQDIGIVIHPSQSQIPPMVGDGSQFGATITFIRQEVRLGIAHAVQLARPFLQDEPFILLLGDNLLMDSLHGLTKAFTKGKSDGVVMLSKVERPQDYGIAEVQKGRLISVEEKPRQPKSNLAVIGAYLFTSPIFEAIATLEPSPRGELEITDAIQSMINHGFKLAHSVTTGKYSDVGTIDRWLEANQWMLTRELGNQHQIGKGTVVKNSKITGPVRIGDDCVIENCQIGPYVSIQNGVSLRNCSYLENSILLENSSLQDIAWKITNSVFGRSSMMTGQSSNSTGVFIVSDKSSICIPAVKREDV
- a CDS encoding NAD-dependent epimerase/dehydratase family protein → MKKALVTGCAGFIGSHLTQRLLNDGVTVIGIDGFIDNYDVAAKLRNLAEIGKHPAFTFHSTTLQTGRWDIWLENVDVVFHLAALPGVRNSWGKSFADYVSHNILATQELLEACLQRPKPPVIVVSSSSSVYGTMQGTVTNENAPLHPVSPYGVTKEAMEQICSVYVKAYGLPVSMLRYFTVYGPRQRPDMAFHRFFRQMMKGEQVIIYGDGQQSRDFTYVTDAVEANLLAAQHAVPGDIFNVGGDREIKLIDVLSIMGTLLNQTPRITYQNGPAGDSLRTCADIQFAQQRLGYKPKVTLEEGLRHQLAEIRSQSKG
- a CDS encoding glycosyltransferase family 4 protein; this translates as MNIAIISPGPFSVPPVKGSSVEHDIDEVTKMIEPMHNVTIYTRQCATYPTSSVEENRQFIRVPYQGPKPYLRRIINHIKKNKPDVILVENRPIYVLTLKRHFPKLPVFVNMHSHVYGSQPIISKENMRRAVRLAAGFITNSEFLRQHFIRTCKIPANKIHAVHLGVDVTPYQVAKIAIKKMRQDLGLKQDDRVLFYAGRLMRGKGVHVLIKAFRQVSKQDPKARLVIVGGTGYGSNRLNPYVRELKRLAKPLGEKVRFVNFVPSAKMPLYYQIGDVVATPSVWKEAFCRVNLEAMASGKPVISTPRGGIREVVAHEKSGFIIPPKDWEKGLPAVWELLWSSPAVRNEMGKQALQRAKFFSWYATAQGYLNVFETAVPTRREEKQQLLKTG